AATAAAAACAATTCCTTGGAAATTATCTTTACATATAAGTTTTGCAAAACATTTTATTTTACCATTGATTGGAATTTTTATTATAATCTGGTTTACAGATTTTAATTCATTTGTTGCTTCAATTTTGATTATGGAGTTAATGGTTCCACTTGCTGTTAATAATGTTAATTTTGCAGTTTTATACAACTGCAAACCTTTTGCAGTAGCTTCAACAATTTTAGTTTCAAGTGCTTTATTTGTTGGTATGTTATATTTTTATATTCAAATTATTGAATATTTTATAAAGTAGATTTTATGTGTGGAATAATAGGAACAAATTTTTTAAGTGAAAGATTTAACAAATCTTTAGAGCTTTTACATCATAGAGGTCCAGATTTTCAAAATTCTGTAAAAATTGATAATAAACAATTTGGACATACAAGACTTGCAATTATTGATTTAGATGAAGAAGCAAATCAACCTATGATTTTTGATGATATTTTACTTGTTTTTAATGGTGAAATTTATAATTATAAAGAATTGATTCACGTGGAACATTTAGAGTGTAAAACAAAAAGTGACTCTGAAGTATTAATTCGTCTTTATCAAAAATATGGATTTGATTTTTTAAATAAACTAAATGGAATGTTTTCATTTTGTATTTACGATATGAAAAAAGAGTTATATTTTTGTGCACGAGACAGATATGGTAAAAAACCATTTTTTTACTTTTTTAAAGATAATAAATTTATTTTCTCATCGAGTGTAAAATCAATTTTAAATCTACTTGATTACAAACCAAATCTAAATAAAGTTGCACTTTCTAAATATATGCAATACTTTGTATCTTTTGGTGAAGATTCTTTCTATCAAGACATTTATAAACTTGAAGCATCTACATATATGATTTATGAGCCAAATAAGAGCCTTGAGCTTCAAAAGAAGAAATATTATAAGATAAATACCTATAAAGCAATAAAAGACGAAAAACAAGCTTTAAATGATATTGAAGAGCTTTTATTTAAAAGTGTAGAGTATAGACTAAATAGTGATGTTGAAGTAGCTTCACTTTTAAGTGGTGGAATTGATAGTTCATTAATCTCTGCACTTTATACAAAAATCTCAGGTAAAAAGATAAATACCTTTAGTGTTGGATATGATGAATATAAAAATTATTGCGAACTTGATTTTGCACAAATCACTGCAAGTCACATAAACTCAAATCATAATCCATTAATCATAAATCAAAAAGAGTATATCAATCATTTTGAACAAACACTTGATATACTTGAAGAACCTCATGGAGATAGTGCAGCAATTCCCTTGAATATTTTAACAAAACAGATACATAAAGCTGGAATAAAAACTATATTATCAGGTGAAGGTAGTGATGAGATATTTTTAGGTTATGATAACTATGCAAAGTTTTTAAAATATTATGAGTTTGAAAAAAGTTTATCAAATGAACAGAATCTTTTTTTAAATGATATTATTGGAGCTTTACAAAATAATACTAAAGAGAGTGAATATTTAAGAAGAATTGTAAAAAAACAAAATCTTTATAACTCTTTTGGAGAAATTTACACTGATATTCAAAGAAAAAGATTGTTTAAAAAAATTCCAACATTTAAAAGTGAAACAGCAAAACAAGACCCTGTTGATTGGATGAGTTATATAGACTTAAAGATTTGGCTAGGAGAAGCTTTATTGAGTAAAGTTGATAGAATCTCTATGGGAAACTCTTTGGAGGTTAGAACACCATTTTTGGACTTTAATTTAGTAAATTATATGTTTAGTGTTGAATCAAGTATAAAAGTTGGAGATACAAATAAATATTTATTAAAAAAGATTGCTTCTAAATATATTCCAGATACTATAATAAACAGAACAAAAAAAGGTTTTAATTCTCCATTTAATGAATGGTTAAATAAAGAGTACAAAAATAAAATTCTTGATGTGATAGTTGAAGTAAATAATCAAACAAATCTTTTTAATCATGAATATATTTTACATATTTATGAGTTGTCAAAATCAAATAAATTCAAACAACATCTTTATTCACTTTTTGTTTTTTCTTTATGGTTCAAAAAGGAATTTTTATCTTAAGATAAAAGATTGTAAAATCAGATAAATCATATAATAATTAATAAAAAGAGAATTAAAATGACTATATTAATACCAGTAGATTCAAAAGATAGACATCAATGTATAATCTCTTCTATTGAAGAAAATAAAGCTTGGGCATTTGTTACTTTAGATGAAGGTAAAATAGCAAAAGTTGAGTTTTTTGATAGACGAGAAGATATCACTTGTTGGATAGATGCTGTAGTTGTAATAAATGAACTTGAATATGTTTGGCCATTTATGGATGAAGGTATAATTGCTCTAATTGCACCAACTCAAAAAAGTATAGATGAAATTGTTGAAGCTTTTTTATTTAAAGATTTACACGATTTTACAGTTTAATGAAATTTAATAAAAAAGATTTAAAAACACTTACAAATATTATTGCCTCAAGACGTGATGTTAGAGGCAATAACTTCATAAATAAAAAAATATCAAGTAAAAAACTTAATACTATATTAGAATCTGCACTTCATGCACCTTCAGTTGGTTATTCTCAGCCCTGGAGATTTATAATTGTTGATGAAGAAAAACGCTCTTTAGTATATAAACACTTTAGCAAATCATATGAAAAGAGTAAAGAAAAATTTAAAGATAGACCTTTATATAATAATTTGAAACTTGAAGGTATTAAAGAATCAAATATTAATATTGCTGTTTACTACAAAAAAAGTTCTAATAATATTTTAGGACAAACTTATATGAAACGAACGGGAGAATATTCTGTTGTTTGTGCAATTCTTAATATGTGGCTAACTGCACGTGCTTTAAATATTGGTATGGGTTGGGTTTCTATTTTAAAACCTAAAAAAATAAATAAAATATTTGATATTAATAAAAAAGATTATAAATTTATCGCTTATTTATGTTTTGGTTATACTAAAGAGTTTTATGATGAACCAGAGTTAAAAAAACTAAATTGGGATAAAGAGAAAAAACTTAAAGATTGTATACTTAATTAAGCCTTTTAATATTCTCCTACTAATATAATGCTTCTCTATTTTTTAAGGAGAACAAATGAAAAGAATTTTTGTAAAGTTTACTTTTTTATTTGTTTGTGTAAGTTTTATTAATACTTTACAAGCAGATGAAAAAGTATATAAACTATCAATGGCTACAACATGGACAGAAACTACTTCACCACTTTTTGATGCAGCTAAAAATATGGCAAAAATTGCTAATACTATGTCTAATGGAAGATTAGATATTAAAATAGATGCAGCAAATAAACATAAATCACCTTTTGGTGTTTTAGATATGGTTAAAGGTGGACAATATGATATGGCTCACTCAACATCATATTATTGGAAAGGTAAAGATATAAACACACTACCTTTTACATCTATGCCTTTTGGTTTAACAAGTCCAGAACAATATGCATGGTTTTATTATGGTGGTGGAATGGAATTAATGCAAAAAGTTTATGAAAAACATGGTGTTTTATCTTTTCCTGGAGGAAGCACAGGAGTTCAAATGGGAGGTTGGTTTAGAAAAGAAATCAATTCTTTAGATGACTTAAAAGGTCTAAAGATGAGAATTCCAGGTTTTGCAGGTGAGATTATGGCAAAACTAGGAGTACAAGTTACAAATAATGCCCCAGGTGAACTTTATACTTCTTTAGAGAG
The genomic region above belongs to Arcobacter ellisii and contains:
- a CDS encoding TRAP transporter substrate-binding protein, whose translation is MKRIFVKFTFLFVCVSFINTLQADEKVYKLSMATTWTETTSPLFDAAKNMAKIANTMSNGRLDIKIDAANKHKSPFGVLDMVKGGQYDMAHSTSYYWKGKDINTLPFTSMPFGLTSPEQYAWFYYGGGMELMQKVYEKHGVLSFPGGSTGVQMGGWFRKEINSLDDLKGLKMRIPGFAGEIMAKLGVQVTNNAPGELYTSLERNTIDALEWVGPSMDISMGFHKIAPYYYTGWHEPASEMQFIINTKKFEKLPNDLKEILVVAMRISAYDMYIQNYDMNASAWQKMKTEYPNIKVKTFPKPVMDAMKKANLELRTEMSKDNPLLKEVLDSQDAYMKKVREWTKMSDFLYLKDNLE
- the asnB gene encoding asparagine synthase (glutamine-hydrolyzing), which codes for MCGIIGTNFLSERFNKSLELLHHRGPDFQNSVKIDNKQFGHTRLAIIDLDEEANQPMIFDDILLVFNGEIYNYKELIHVEHLECKTKSDSEVLIRLYQKYGFDFLNKLNGMFSFCIYDMKKELYFCARDRYGKKPFFYFFKDNKFIFSSSVKSILNLLDYKPNLNKVALSKYMQYFVSFGEDSFYQDIYKLEASTYMIYEPNKSLELQKKKYYKINTYKAIKDEKQALNDIEELLFKSVEYRLNSDVEVASLLSGGIDSSLISALYTKISGKKINTFSVGYDEYKNYCELDFAQITASHINSNHNPLIINQKEYINHFEQTLDILEEPHGDSAAIPLNILTKQIHKAGIKTILSGEGSDEIFLGYDNYAKFLKYYEFEKSLSNEQNLFLNDIIGALQNNTKESEYLRRIVKKQNLYNSFGEIYTDIQRKRLFKKIPTFKSETAKQDPVDWMSYIDLKIWLGEALLSKVDRISMGNSLEVRTPFLDFNLVNYMFSVESSIKVGDTNKYLLKKIASKYIPDTIINRTKKGFNSPFNEWLNKEYKNKILDVIVEVNNQTNLFNHEYILHIYELSKSNKFKQHLYSLFVFSLWFKKEFLS
- the bluB gene encoding 5,6-dimethylbenzimidazole synthase, giving the protein MKFNKKDLKTLTNIIASRRDVRGNNFINKKISSKKLNTILESALHAPSVGYSQPWRFIIVDEEKRSLVYKHFSKSYEKSKEKFKDRPLYNNLKLEGIKESNINIAVYYKKSSNNILGQTYMKRTGEYSVVCAILNMWLTARALNIGMGWVSILKPKKINKIFDINKKDYKFIAYLCFGYTKEFYDEPELKKLNWDKEKKLKDCILN